In one window of Aquamicrobium sp. DNA:
- a CDS encoding ABC transporter ATP-binding protein encodes MKSLGSIRRSFAPWNDPGARPFIAFRNVTKQFGDFTAVNDLSLDIYEREFFALLGASGCGKSTLLRMLAGFEHPTSGQILLDGQDLAGIPPYRRPVNMMFQSYALFPHMTVEANIAFGLKQDGMPKPQIEARVKEMLKLVRLEQFAKRKPHQLSGGQRQRVALARSVAKRPKVLLLDEPLGALDKKLREATQFELMDLQQELGLTFVVVTHDQEEAMTMADRIAIMDKGKVMQVATPAEVYEAPASRFVADFVGNVNILEGTVSERSGAIATITGASGAQIRVENAGEAQAGSTVAFAIRPEKIKVSSKRPEGAANVMEGAIWDLAYLGDMTVYHVKLADGQVVTASALNSSRTVEDPLSWDDTAWISFAPDAGVVLTR; translated from the coding sequence ATGAAATCGCTCGGCAGCATCCGCAGGAGCTTCGCGCCGTGGAACGATCCCGGGGCGCGGCCCTTCATCGCTTTCCGCAACGTCACCAAGCAGTTCGGCGATTTCACCGCCGTCAACGACCTGTCGCTCGACATCTACGAGCGCGAGTTCTTCGCCCTGCTCGGCGCGTCGGGCTGCGGCAAGTCGACCCTCCTGCGCATGCTGGCGGGCTTCGAGCATCCGACCTCCGGCCAGATCCTGCTCGACGGGCAGGACCTCGCCGGCATCCCGCCCTACCGGCGGCCGGTCAACATGATGTTCCAGTCCTACGCGCTGTTCCCGCACATGACGGTGGAGGCCAACATCGCCTTCGGCTTGAAGCAGGACGGCATGCCGAAGCCGCAGATCGAGGCGCGGGTGAAGGAGATGCTGAAGCTCGTGCGGCTGGAGCAATTCGCGAAACGCAAGCCGCACCAGCTTTCCGGCGGCCAGCGCCAGCGCGTGGCGCTCGCCCGCTCGGTCGCCAAGCGGCCGAAGGTGCTGCTGCTCGACGAGCCGCTCGGCGCGCTCGACAAGAAGCTGCGCGAGGCGACGCAGTTCGAGCTGATGGACTTGCAGCAGGAGCTCGGCCTGACCTTCGTCGTCGTCACCCACGACCAGGAGGAGGCGATGACCATGGCCGACCGCATCGCCATCATGGACAAGGGCAAGGTGATGCAGGTGGCGACGCCGGCCGAGGTCTACGAGGCGCCGGCCTCGCGCTTCGTCGCCGACTTCGTCGGCAATGTGAACATCCTCGAGGGCACGGTCTCCGAGCGCAGCGGCGCCATCGCCACGATCACCGGCGCCAGCGGCGCGCAGATCAGGGTCGAGAACGCGGGGGAGGCGCAAGCCGGCAGCACCGTCGCCTTCGCCATCCGCCCGGAGAAGATCAAGGTCTCCTCCAAGCGCCCCGAGGGCGCGGCCAACGTCATGGAGGGCGCGATCTGGGACCTCGCCTATCTCGGCGACATGACCGTCTACCACGTCAAGCTGGCCGACGGGCAGGTGGTGACGGCGAGCGCCCTCAACAGCTCGCGCACCGTCGAGGACCCGCTGAGCTGGGACGACACGGCCTGGATTTCCTTCGCGCCGGACGCCGGCGTCGTGCTGACGCGTTAG
- a CDS encoding ABC transporter permease, with protein MEGRLSRFNVVTLVLGFAFLYLPIVLLIIYSFNASRLVTVWGGFSTRWYVALFSNQGLLDAAWVTARVAFVSATVATVLGTLAALALTRYTRFRGRFLFSGMVFAPLVMPEVITGLSLLLLFVAVGFDRGFMTVTLAHITFTMCFVAVVVQSRLISFDRSLEEAAMDLGATPTRTFFQVTLPVIMPAVVAGWMLAFTLSLDDLVIASFTSGPGATTLPMKIYSQVRLGVTPEINAVCTLLIAVVTIGVLVAAVVNKRRDVQRQRDEQAAQQEG; from the coding sequence ATGGAAGGCAGGCTTTCCCGCTTCAACGTCGTCACGCTCGTCCTCGGCTTCGCCTTTCTCTATCTGCCGATCGTGCTGCTCATCATCTATTCGTTCAACGCCTCGCGGCTGGTGACGGTGTGGGGCGGGTTCTCGACGCGCTGGTACGTGGCGCTGTTCTCCAATCAGGGCCTGCTCGATGCCGCCTGGGTGACGGCGCGCGTCGCTTTCGTCTCGGCGACCGTCGCGACCGTGCTCGGCACGTTGGCGGCGCTGGCGCTCACACGCTACACGCGCTTCCGCGGCCGCTTCCTGTTCTCGGGCATGGTGTTCGCGCCGCTGGTCATGCCCGAGGTCATTACCGGCCTGTCGCTGCTGCTGCTGTTCGTCGCCGTCGGCTTCGACCGTGGCTTCATGACGGTGACGCTCGCCCACATCACCTTCACCATGTGCTTCGTTGCCGTCGTCGTGCAGTCGCGGCTGATCTCGTTCGACCGCTCGCTGGAGGAGGCGGCGATGGATCTCGGCGCGACGCCGACGCGCACCTTCTTCCAGGTGACGCTGCCGGTGATCATGCCGGCGGTGGTGGCGGGCTGGATGCTGGCCTTCACGCTATCGCTCGACGATCTGGTGATCGCCTCCTTCACCTCCGGCCCCGGCGCGACGACGCTGCCGATGAAGATCTACAGCCAGGTGCGCCTCGGCGTCACGCCGGAGATCAACGCCGTCTGCACCCTGCTCATCGCGGTCGTCACCATCGGCGTCCTCGTCGCCGCCGTCGTCAACAAGCGCCGCGACGTGCAGCGCCAGCGCGACGAGCAGGCGGCGCAGCAGGAAGGCTAG
- a CDS encoding DUF937 domain-containing protein, with product MLPLFDMLANAQNGNAIDQMARQFGLSQQQAQEAMAALMPAFSQGLKRNTANPYDLGSFLSALASGQHAKYFEDAAAAFTPQGMQEGNGILGHLFGSKELSRAVAAQAAQATGIAQQTLQQMLPALASMIMGGLFKQSTGQMSAAGFGGQGNPLQEIIEQMMKQGGGFGMPQPAPQQRQAPQQPNPFDNPLGKILEGMFGGGAAQSQPRQRQAPQSPYGDNPLGRIFEEMLGGGQRQAEPAPQSQPRAKPKASQKTNPSGRPRTPYDDLFGDMFEAGAKTRDDYQKNMESVFDQFLQGMEKRGRGR from the coding sequence ATGCTGCCCCTGTTCGACATGCTCGCCAATGCCCAGAACGGCAACGCCATCGATCAGATGGCGCGGCAGTTTGGCCTCTCCCAGCAACAGGCGCAGGAGGCGATGGCGGCGCTGATGCCGGCCTTCAGCCAGGGGCTGAAGCGCAATACCGCCAACCCCTACGATCTCGGCAGCTTCCTGTCGGCGCTCGCCTCGGGCCAGCACGCGAAATATTTCGAGGACGCGGCCGCCGCCTTCACGCCGCAGGGCATGCAGGAGGGCAACGGCATCCTCGGCCACCTGTTCGGCTCCAAGGAGCTGTCGCGCGCCGTCGCGGCGCAGGCGGCGCAGGCGACGGGCATCGCCCAGCAGACCCTGCAGCAGATGCTGCCCGCACTCGCCTCGATGATCATGGGCGGCCTGTTCAAGCAGTCGACGGGGCAGATGAGCGCCGCCGGCTTCGGCGGACAGGGCAACCCGCTTCAGGAGATCATCGAGCAGATGATGAAGCAGGGCGGCGGCTTCGGCATGCCGCAGCCGGCCCCGCAGCAGCGCCAGGCGCCGCAGCAGCCCAACCCGTTCGACAATCCCTTGGGCAAGATCCTCGAAGGCATGTTCGGCGGCGGCGCGGCGCAATCGCAGCCCCGGCAGCGGCAGGCGCCGCAGAGCCCCTATGGCGACAACCCGCTCGGCCGCATCTTCGAGGAGATGCTGGGCGGCGGCCAGCGGCAGGCGGAGCCAGCGCCGCAATCGCAGCCTCGGGCGAAGCCCAAGGCCAGCCAGAAGACGAATCCGAGCGGGCGTCCGCGCACGCCCTATGACGATCTGTTCGGCGACATGTTCGAGGCCGGCGCCAAGACGCGCGACGACTACCAGAAGAACATGGAATCGGTGTTCGACCAGTTCCTCCAGGGCATGGAGAAGCGCGGCCGCGGCCGCTGA
- a CDS encoding short-chain fatty acyl-CoA regulator family protein — translation MAEQKIFAGPRIRRIRNAKGLTQTAMAEGLGISPSYLNLIERNQRPLTVQLILKLASVYHVEPEELQAEGTGSIAALREVFSDPLLAGELPGDQELVEISDAAPNASAAVIKLYRAYREQAERLSDLSELLAREGRATTLSSARLPIDEVRETFERRANWFPALEEETEAFAQLLQPGDDLYGALKGWLKREHGIVVKVLPVATMPNWRRRYDRHSQRLFISERLSPFDQLREVAMEACLIRCQVAVAAEVKALKLSSDEARRLARFELGRYAAHALMMPYGAFLAAAQRARYDIDVLRSRFGVSFEQAANRLTMMQKPGAAGVPFFMLEADNAGNRFRRAGAGGFPHARFGGGCPKLAVHAAFAQPGQILVEAVEMPDGAAFLTMARTLEGPQGAFAERPRRTAVLIGCDIGFRDEVVYAAALPANEKAVAIGPACRLCERTGCLARIEPPVTRPLGLDEMATGLSAFDFQ, via the coding sequence ATGGCCGAACAGAAGATCTTCGCCGGGCCGCGCATCCGCCGCATCCGCAACGCCAAGGGGCTGACCCAGACGGCGATGGCCGAGGGGCTGGGCATCTCGCCGTCCTATCTGAACCTGATCGAGCGCAACCAGCGGCCGCTGACCGTTCAGCTCATCCTCAAGCTCGCCTCCGTCTACCATGTCGAGCCCGAGGAACTGCAAGCCGAGGGGACGGGCTCCATCGCGGCGCTGCGCGAGGTGTTCTCCGACCCGCTGCTGGCGGGCGAATTGCCGGGCGACCAGGAGCTGGTCGAGATATCCGACGCCGCGCCCAACGCGTCGGCCGCGGTCATCAAGCTCTACCGCGCCTATCGCGAGCAGGCGGAGCGCCTCTCCGATCTGTCCGAGCTGCTGGCGCGCGAGGGGCGGGCGACGACGCTGTCCTCGGCGCGCCTCCCCATCGACGAGGTGCGCGAGACGTTCGAGCGCCGGGCGAACTGGTTCCCGGCACTGGAGGAGGAGACGGAGGCCTTCGCCCAGCTTCTCCAGCCCGGCGACGACCTCTACGGTGCACTCAAGGGCTGGCTGAAGCGCGAGCACGGCATCGTCGTCAAGGTGCTGCCGGTCGCGACCATGCCCAACTGGCGCCGCCGCTACGACCGGCACTCGCAGCGCCTGTTCATCTCCGAGCGGCTGTCGCCCTTCGACCAGCTGCGCGAGGTGGCGATGGAGGCGTGCCTCATCCGCTGCCAGGTGGCGGTGGCGGCCGAGGTCAAGGCGCTGAAGCTGTCGTCGGACGAGGCGCGGCGTCTCGCCCGCTTCGAGCTCGGCCGCTACGCCGCCCACGCGCTGATGATGCCCTATGGCGCCTTCCTCGCCGCGGCGCAGCGCGCGCGCTACGACATCGACGTGCTGCGCTCGCGCTTCGGCGTCTCCTTCGAGCAGGCGGCGAACCGGCTGACGATGATGCAGAAGCCGGGCGCGGCGGGTGTGCCGTTCTTCATGCTGGAGGCCGACAATGCCGGCAACCGCTTCCGCCGCGCCGGCGCGGGAGGGTTCCCGCATGCCCGCTTCGGCGGCGGCTGCCCCAAGCTCGCGGTGCATGCGGCCTTCGCCCAGCCGGGGCAGATCCTGGTCGAGGCGGTGGAGATGCCGGACGGCGCGGCGTTCCTGACCATGGCGCGCACGCTGGAGGGGCCGCAGGGCGCGTTCGCCGAGCGGCCGCGCCGCACGGCGGTGCTGATCGGCTGCGACATCGGCTTCAGGGACGAGGTCGTCTATGCCGCGGCGCTGCCGGCGAACGAGAAGGCCGTCGCGATCGGCCCGGCCTGCCGGCTGTGCGAGCGCACCGGGTGCCTCGCGCGCATCGAGCCGCCGGTGACGCGCCCGCTCGGGCTGGACGAGATGGCGACTGGTCTGTCGGCCTTCGATTTCCAGTAG
- a CDS encoding polyamine ABC transporter substrate-binding protein, which translates to MIRKAFLLSAASAAAIVLAGAASAQDRVVNVYNWSDYIDDSIIQEFTAKTGIRVVYDVYDSNEILETKLLAGASGYDVVVPTASPFMVRQIEAGVYQKLDKSKLPNLKNMWDMVAERTALYDPGNEYSINYMWGTVGIGYNVQKVQEALGVDEIDSWATVFDPEQIAKLSSCGVYFLDSPTDVVPTVLKYLGLDPNGKEPENLAKAEEVLLAVRPHVRKFHSSEFINALANGDICAAIGWSGDVFQAADRAAEADQGVEVAYVVPKEGAQMWFDQLAIPADAKNVDEAHEFLNYLMEPEVIAKATNYVYYANGNKASQEFVDDEIVEDPAIYPDEETLKNLFTVQPYDQRTQRLLTRSWTKIVTGQ; encoded by the coding sequence ATGATCCGCAAGGCATTCCTGCTTTCCGCCGCATCCGCCGCAGCCATCGTGCTGGCCGGCGCGGCCAGCGCGCAGGACCGTGTCGTCAACGTCTACAACTGGTCGGACTATATCGACGACTCGATCATCCAGGAATTCACCGCCAAGACCGGCATCCGCGTCGTCTACGACGTCTACGATTCCAACGAGATCCTCGAGACCAAGCTCCTGGCCGGCGCGTCGGGCTACGACGTCGTCGTGCCGACGGCGAGCCCGTTCATGGTGCGCCAGATCGAGGCGGGCGTCTATCAGAAGCTCGACAAGTCCAAGCTGCCGAACCTGAAGAACATGTGGGACATGGTCGCGGAGCGCACCGCGCTCTACGACCCGGGCAACGAATACTCCATCAACTACATGTGGGGCACCGTCGGCATCGGCTACAACGTCCAGAAGGTGCAGGAGGCGCTCGGCGTCGACGAGATCGATTCCTGGGCGACCGTGTTCGACCCCGAGCAGATCGCCAAGCTGTCGAGCTGCGGCGTCTACTTCCTCGATTCGCCGACCGACGTCGTGCCGACCGTGCTGAAATATCTCGGGCTCGATCCCAACGGCAAGGAGCCGGAGAACCTCGCCAAGGCCGAGGAGGTGCTGCTCGCCGTGCGCCCCCACGTGCGCAAGTTCCACTCCTCGGAGTTCATCAACGCGCTCGCCAATGGCGACATCTGCGCGGCCATCGGCTGGTCGGGCGACGTGTTCCAGGCGGCCGACCGCGCGGCCGAGGCCGACCAGGGCGTCGAGGTGGCCTATGTCGTGCCGAAGGAAGGCGCGCAGATGTGGTTCGACCAGCTCGCCATCCCCGCCGACGCCAAGAACGTCGATGAGGCGCACGAATTCCTGAACTACCTGATGGAGCCGGAAGTCATCGCCAAGGCGACGAACTATGTCTACTACGCCAACGGCAACAAGGCGTCGCAGGAATTCGTCGACGACGAGATCGTCGAGGACCCGGCGATCTACCCGGACGAGGAGACGCTGAAGAACCTGTTCACCGTCCAGCCTTACGACCAGCGCACCCAGCGCCTCTTGACGCGGAGCTGGACGAAGATCGTCACCGGCCAGTAA
- a CDS encoding ABC transporter permease subunit, with the protein MSGATSAADGKAATASRGEGGGGRLLAAITSRFVILVPYLWLLFFFLVPFLIVFKISLSQTAIAMPPYMPTLDIGAGFSALIEGLRELSFDNYLWLLDDALYFNAYVSSVVIAAVSTFLTLLVGYPLAYAMARAPGSMRPVLLMLVILPFWTSFLIRVYAWIGILKPEGLLNQFLMWVGVIDTPLLIMNTHTAIFIGIVYSYLPFMVLPLYATLEKMDFSLIEAAQDLGCPPTAAFWKITFPLSLPGVVAGCLLVFIPAVGEFVIPDLLGGSQTLMIGKTLWNEFFANRDWPVASAVAIILLLILVLPIMFFQRSQALAQEKGR; encoded by the coding sequence ATGAGCGGAGCGACCTCGGCGGCGGACGGCAAGGCGGCAACGGCATCACGCGGCGAAGGGGGCGGCGGGCGGCTGCTTGCCGCCATCACAAGCCGTTTCGTCATCCTCGTTCCCTATCTGTGGCTGCTGTTCTTCTTCCTCGTCCCGTTCCTCATCGTCTTCAAGATATCGCTGTCGCAGACGGCGATCGCCATGCCGCCCTACATGCCGACGCTCGACATCGGCGCGGGGTTTTCGGCGCTGATCGAGGGGCTGCGCGAGCTTTCCTTCGACAACTATCTGTGGCTGCTCGACGACGCGCTCTATTTCAACGCCTATGTGTCGAGCGTCGTCATCGCCGCGGTCTCGACCTTCCTGACGCTGCTGGTCGGCTATCCGCTGGCCTACGCCATGGCGCGCGCGCCGGGCTCGATGCGCCCGGTCCTCCTGATGCTGGTGATCCTGCCGTTCTGGACCTCGTTCCTGATCCGCGTCTACGCCTGGATCGGCATCCTGAAGCCGGAGGGGCTGCTCAACCAGTTCCTGATGTGGGTCGGTGTCATCGACACGCCGCTGCTGATCATGAACACCCATACGGCAATCTTCATCGGCATCGTCTATTCCTACCTGCCGTTCATGGTGCTGCCGCTTTACGCGACGCTGGAGAAGATGGACTTCTCGCTGATCGAGGCGGCGCAGGACCTCGGCTGCCCGCCGACCGCGGCGTTCTGGAAGATCACCTTCCCGCTGTCGCTGCCGGGCGTCGTCGCTGGGTGCCTGCTGGTGTTCATCCCGGCGGTCGGCGAGTTCGTCATTCCCGACCTTCTCGGCGGCTCGCAGACGCTGATGATCGGCAAGACGCTGTGGAACGAGTTCTTCGCCAACCGCGACTGGCCGGTGGCCTCGGCGGTTGCGATCATCCTGCTCCTGATCCTCGTCCTGCCGATCATGTTCTTCCAGCGCTCGCAGGCGCTGGCGCAGGAAAAGGGGAGGTAG
- a CDS encoding glutamine synthetase family protein: MRGKWAPADALKKAFQEGVNFPMSLHGLDVWGREVSETGLHIETGDQDGFCRATRGTLAIVPWAKRKTAQVLLQTFTPEGEPFMADPRQVLKKKVAEVNEKGFFPVVAFELEFYLLDPETDWDDGMPAPVGAMAGPDRLRMYGLDDLAEHADLFDMIRDAAAAQSLPIDTIIKEAAPGQFEVNLKHRADPLKAADDVILLRRIVMGCARAHGLTATFMAKPFLEYAGNGMHVHASVLDANGDNIFAGAEGRPRLESAVAGLLKTMPESLLLFINTWNGFRRITPGSYAPTRAVWAENNRSVALRIPVSNEENRRVEHRIAGADANPYLVMAALIQGMVEGIEKKAVPPPQVQGNAYEDEGLFLPDDMDDALQLMERSRFIDRALGPLLAKVYKDLKRAEILAFWGEITPLERTTYL, translated from the coding sequence ATGCGCGGCAAGTGGGCGCCGGCCGACGCGCTGAAGAAGGCCTTCCAGGAAGGTGTCAACTTCCCGATGTCGCTGCACGGCCTCGACGTGTGGGGCCGCGAGGTCTCTGAAACCGGGCTGCATATCGAAACGGGCGACCAGGACGGGTTCTGCCGGGCGACGCGCGGCACGCTCGCCATCGTGCCGTGGGCCAAGCGCAAGACCGCGCAGGTGCTGCTCCAGACCTTCACGCCCGAGGGCGAGCCGTTCATGGCCGACCCGCGGCAGGTGCTGAAGAAGAAGGTCGCCGAGGTCAACGAGAAGGGCTTCTTCCCGGTCGTCGCCTTCGAGCTCGAATTCTACCTGCTCGACCCCGAGACCGACTGGGACGACGGCATGCCGGCGCCGGTCGGCGCCATGGCCGGGCCGGACCGGCTGCGCATGTACGGGCTCGACGACCTTGCCGAGCATGCCGACCTCTTCGACATGATCCGCGACGCGGCCGCGGCGCAGAGTCTGCCGATCGACACCATCATCAAGGAAGCCGCGCCCGGCCAGTTCGAGGTCAACCTCAAGCATCGCGCCGACCCGCTCAAGGCGGCCGACGACGTCATCCTGCTCCGGCGCATCGTCATGGGCTGCGCCCGTGCCCACGGGCTGACCGCAACCTTCATGGCCAAGCCCTTCCTCGAATATGCCGGCAACGGCATGCACGTCCACGCCTCGGTGCTGGATGCGAACGGCGACAACATCTTCGCCGGGGCGGAAGGGCGGCCGCGGCTCGAATCCGCCGTCGCCGGCCTGCTGAAGACCATGCCGGAATCGCTGCTGCTGTTCATCAACACCTGGAACGGCTTCCGCCGTATCACCCCCGGCTCCTACGCGCCGACGCGCGCTGTCTGGGCCGAGAACAACCGCTCGGTCGCCCTGCGCATCCCGGTCTCCAACGAGGAGAACCGCCGCGTCGAGCATCGCATCGCCGGGGCCGACGCCAACCCCTATCTGGTGATGGCGGCGCTGATCCAGGGCATGGTCGAGGGCATCGAGAAAAAGGCGGTGCCGCCGCCGCAGGTGCAGGGCAACGCCTATGAGGACGAGGGGCTGTTCCTGCCGGACGACATGGACGACGCGCTCCAGCTCATGGAAAGGAGCCGTTTCATCGACCGGGCGCTGGGGCCGCTGCTGGCCAAGGTCTACAAGGACCTGAAGCGGGCGGAAATCCTCGCTTTCTGGGGTGAGATCACGCCGCTCGAACGCACCACCTATCTGTGA
- a CDS encoding LysR substrate-binding domain-containing protein, which translates to MAAPLDLDQLHTFVTIADMGSFTRAAEEVHRTQSAVSMQMRRLEERIGKPLFEKDGRSNRLTEEGERLLTYARRLLRLNRETLAAFDDATLEGSIRIGTPDDYADRFLPEIMARFARSNPRVELSVVCEPTVNLVDQLKRGQLDIAIVTHSNERSLSDVVRREPLLWVTSANHSIHEEEVLPLAVGRTTCLWRRAACDVLDQMGRDYRILFSSWSATVLIATVLSGQAVSVLPECALRPGMRILGEADGFGALPEVRIGIMRGHSSQPEIVDALARHIAESLDNISVPSGEEIGQFDFDALPFARLKRQKQKQPAAVW; encoded by the coding sequence ATGGCGGCTCCCCTCGATCTCGATCAGCTCCACACCTTCGTCACCATCGCCGACATGGGCAGCTTCACCCGCGCGGCCGAGGAGGTGCACCGCACCCAGTCGGCCGTCTCCATGCAGATGCGGCGGCTCGAGGAGCGGATCGGCAAGCCGCTGTTCGAGAAGGACGGGCGCTCCAACCGGCTGACGGAGGAGGGCGAGCGGCTTCTGACCTATGCGCGGCGGCTCCTGCGGCTGAACCGCGAGACGCTCGCCGCCTTCGACGACGCCACGCTCGAAGGCTCGATCCGCATCGGCACGCCGGACGACTACGCCGACCGCTTCCTGCCGGAGATCATGGCCCGCTTCGCCCGCTCCAACCCGCGCGTCGAGCTTTCCGTCGTCTGCGAGCCGACGGTCAATCTGGTCGACCAGCTGAAGCGCGGCCAGCTCGACATCGCCATCGTCACCCACTCGAACGAGCGCAGCCTCTCCGACGTGGTGCGGCGCGAGCCGCTGCTGTGGGTCACGTCCGCCAACCATTCCATCCACGAGGAGGAGGTGCTTCCGCTCGCGGTCGGGCGCACCACCTGCCTGTGGCGCCGGGCCGCCTGCGACGTGCTCGACCAGATGGGCCGCGACTATCGCATCCTGTTCTCGAGCTGGTCGGCGACGGTGCTGATCGCCACGGTCCTGTCCGGCCAGGCCGTCTCCGTGCTGCCCGAATGCGCGCTGCGCCCGGGCATGCGCATCCTCGGCGAGGCCGACGGCTTCGGCGCGCTGCCCGAGGTGCGCATCGGCATCATGCGCGGCCATTCCAGCCAGCCGGAGATCGTCGACGCGCTGGCGCGCCACATCGCCGAGAGCCTCGACAACATCTCGGTGCCGTCGGGCGAGGAGATCGGCCAGTTCGATTTCGACGCGCTGCCCTTCGCGCGGCTCAAGCGGCAGAAGCAGAAGCAGCCCGCCGCCGTCTGGTGA
- a CDS encoding DUF1127 domain-containing protein — protein MSALDRHSSAIVAERPAAISEALRGLARAFANRRQLDHLRDLSDRGLADIGLMRLDLDFARRAPLGVDPTRRLASVARERAHS, from the coding sequence ATGAGCGCCCTCGACCGTCACTCGTCCGCAATTGTAGCCGAAAGGCCGGCCGCGATCAGCGAGGCGCTGCGCGGGCTGGCGCGCGCCTTCGCCAACCGCCGCCAGCTCGACCACCTGCGCGACCTCTCCGACCGCGGGCTGGCGGATATCGGGCTGATGCGGCTCGATCTCGATTTCGCCCGGCGCGCGCCCCTCGGCGTCGACCCGACCCGGCGTCTCGCCTCGGTGGCGCGCGAACGCGCCCATTCCTGA
- a CDS encoding DMT family transporter, with the protein MSGPSTTGISSPAREEQTGYLLVFLSALCWSLGGVSARFIEAPDPWTVVFWRSVWAALFLLGFMLWRDGARGTLQLFRGMGLPGLAVACCLAVSTSFFVLALAHTTVANILLFQAGGPLIAALLSFVVLGIKVSAATWAAIAAVILGVGVMVSGSVAGGGSLVGDALALAIVFAFSIATVLMRRFSHVRMTPATCLGVVIAGVLASTQAGTFAVSAADMGFLFAFGAINLGLGLALFATGARLIAPAYTALLATFETLLGPVWVWLVHGEVPATRTFIGGAIVFAALLAHIGLELRRMSRPQRPGLTGMPTPH; encoded by the coding sequence ATGAGCGGTCCTTCCACCACCGGCATATCTTCTCCTGCGCGCGAGGAGCAGACCGGCTACCTGCTCGTTTTCCTCTCGGCCCTCTGCTGGAGCCTCGGCGGCGTCAGCGCCCGCTTCATCGAGGCGCCCGATCCGTGGACGGTGGTGTTCTGGCGCTCGGTCTGGGCGGCCCTGTTCCTGCTCGGCTTCATGCTGTGGCGCGACGGCGCGCGCGGCACGCTCCAGCTCTTTCGCGGCATGGGACTGCCCGGCCTCGCCGTCGCCTGCTGCCTGGCGGTCTCCACCTCGTTCTTCGTGCTGGCGCTGGCGCATACGACCGTCGCTAACATCCTGCTGTTCCAGGCCGGCGGGCCGCTGATCGCGGCGCTGCTGTCTTTCGTCGTGCTCGGGATCAAGGTCTCCGCGGCGACATGGGCGGCCATCGCCGCTGTCATCCTCGGCGTCGGCGTCATGGTCTCGGGCTCGGTTGCCGGCGGCGGCTCGCTGGTCGGCGACGCGCTGGCGCTGGCGATCGTCTTCGCCTTCTCGATCGCCACGGTGCTGATGCGCCGTTTCTCCCACGTGCGGATGACGCCGGCGACCTGTCTCGGCGTCGTCATCGCCGGGGTGCTGGCGTCGACCCAGGCGGGCACGTTCGCCGTCTCGGCCGCCGACATGGGGTTCCTGTTCGCGTTCGGCGCGATCAATCTGGGGCTGGGGCTCGCGCTGTTCGCCACCGGCGCGCGCCTGATCGCGCCGGCCTATACGGCGCTGCTCGCTACCTTCGAGACTCTGCTCGGGCCGGTCTGGGTCTGGCTCGTCCATGGCGAGGTGCCGGCGACGCGCACCTTCATCGGCGGGGCGATCGTCTTCGCGGCGCTTCTGGCGCATATCGGGCTCGAGCTGCGCCGGATGTCACGGCCGCAGCGGCCCGGCCTCACGGGCATGCCGACGCCCCATTGA